A single Brienomyrus brachyistius isolate T26 chromosome 11, BBRACH_0.4, whole genome shotgun sequence DNA region contains:
- the mrpl46 gene encoding 39S ribosomal protein L46, mitochondrial yields MAAVSGVACVRPLRRLLSHLNGSGRQTGCHRWVSVSIPSCGAQQPKELSGGPGGEARVASPWRLFGAVCLQRLPVTAQKPSAIEEQFAHLTRQMDLENSLFSDHELRLQEEAERMRRKKDDYDSDEEDSAGQDIITAEDLEDSWEQRFKTFQPSLVFKETSELNLGSAQRCLADSLLLLARQRVGDQDLWLLPQTQWQAGETLRHTAERALASLPGSGFKATFLGNVPCGVYKYKFPENVRTESCIGAKVFFFKALLSTHSDLPPQDSFMWLRKDELQSYLRPAYLEKVNRFVLNF; encoded by the exons ATGGCAGCTGTCTCGGGGGTAGCATGCGTTCGCCCTTTGCGGCGGTTATTATCGCATTTGAATGGGTCCGGTAGGCAAACTGGTTGCCATCGGTGGGTTTCGGTGAGTATCCCAAGCTGCGGGGCACAGCAGCCCAAGGAGCTGTCCGGAGGACCGGGCGGTGAGGCCAGGGTCGCCAGTCCTTGGCGCTTGTTTGGGGCGGTGTGTCTGCAGAGGTTACCGGTTACAGCGCAGAAGCCGAGTGCGATTGAGGAACAGTTCGCGCACCTCACGCGCCAG ATGGACCTGGAGAATAGTCTGTTTTCGGATCATGAGCTGAGGTTGCAGGAAGAGGCTGAACGCATGAGACGTAAGAAGGATGACTATGATTCGGATGAAGAAGACTCTGCCGGTCAGGACATTATCACTGCCGAAGACCTCGAGGATTCTTGGGAGCAGAGATTCAAGACGTTCCAGCCTTCTCTGGTGTTTAAAG AGACAAGTGAGCTGAATCTGGGCTCTGCACAGCGGTGCCTAGCGGACAGCTTGCTCCTATTGGCCAGGCAGCGTGTCGGTGACCAGGACTTGTGGCTCCTACCTCAGACGCAGTGGCAGGCTGGGGAGACGCTGCGTCACACAGCAGAGAGGGCACTTGCATCCCTGCCAG GTTCTGGCTTTAAGGCGACCTTCCTGGGTAATGTACCGTGTGGAGTTTACAAGTACAAATTCCCCGAGAATGTGCGGACGGAGAGCTGTATTGGTGCCAAGGTCTTCTTCTTCAAAGCTCTGCTGTCGACACACAGTGACTTGCCACCTCAGGACAGCTTCATGTGGTTGAGAAAGGATGAACTGCAGAGTTACCTCAGACCTGCCTACCTGGAGAAGGTGAATCGCTTCGTGTTGAACTTCTGA